The following proteins are co-located in the Marinomonas profundi genome:
- a CDS encoding DMT family transporter has product MAFLYVLLVVIWSTGFITGKFIVGLIDPNVFLSIRFVLAGLLFLAIALWQRRRFPAWKELPKHIIAGMLMNGFYLGFAYVAIAKGLPAGMMALIGALQPALVTLLAFLLIKEKTALKGIIGMLVGMVGLLLVVSPALSLDMSHGGVTLLTFTLACVAILSLSLGVTYQKMSISSSDIVSSMAVQNLAASVVSIGFMLFLGETLFEVQLASFLLVIWGVLVLSGGGVFLMVWLLRKVRASQVSTMLLLAPPLAALESYFLFSESMSPIQIVGFVVTIVGVYFSRAKKSV; this is encoded by the coding sequence ATGGCATTTTTATATGTACTCTTGGTGGTTATTTGGTCGACAGGGTTTATCACGGGTAAATTCATTGTTGGCCTGATTGACCCTAACGTATTTCTGAGTATTCGCTTTGTTCTAGCGGGGTTACTGTTTCTTGCCATTGCTTTGTGGCAGCGTCGACGTTTTCCCGCTTGGAAAGAGTTACCTAAGCATATTATTGCTGGCATGCTGATGAATGGTTTTTACCTTGGCTTTGCCTATGTGGCGATTGCTAAAGGTTTACCGGCCGGCATGATGGCGCTGATTGGCGCATTGCAACCAGCTTTGGTGACCTTACTCGCCTTCTTGTTGATCAAAGAAAAAACGGCCTTGAAAGGCATCATCGGGATGTTGGTCGGCATGGTGGGGTTGTTGCTGGTGGTGAGTCCGGCGTTATCGCTGGATATGAGCCACGGCGGCGTAACCTTGCTGACGTTTACTTTGGCTTGTGTGGCTATATTGTCCTTGTCGCTTGGTGTGACTTATCAAAAAATGTCGATTTCATCGTCTGATATAGTGAGTTCCATGGCGGTGCAAAACTTAGCCGCCAGTGTCGTGTCGATTGGTTTTATGTTGTTTCTCGGCGAAACTTTATTTGAAGTGCAGCTAGCGTCTTTCTTGCTCGTTATCTGGGGCGTGTTGGTTTTATCTGGCGGTGGCGTTTTCTTGATGGTGTGGTTATTGAGAAAAGTCAGGGCGTCTCAGGTGTCTACTATGTTGCTACTAGCGCCCCCCTTGGCAGCGCTAGAAAGTTATTTCTTATTCAGTGAATCTATGAGCCCGATTCAAATAGTCGGCTTTGTTGTGACGATTGTTGGCGTATATTTTAGTCGGGCTAAAAAGTCAGTTTAG
- the argS gene encoding arginine--tRNA ligase: MNIQTLLNQRIQAAMVAAGASDTAPALVRQSAKVQFGDYQANGMMGAAKALKMNPRDFAQATLDKLDLSDLADKVDIAGPGFINIFLKNVWLSKELVQLRTSERLDVKPVEAPETVVVDYSAPNLAKEMHVGHLRSTVIGDAVVRTLEFFGHHVVRQNHVGDWGTQFGMLLAYMERLRADNTKISMALADLETFYRAAKTCFDDDEAFAARARELVVALQSGNEECLALWDEFIEISMAHCEETYKMLGVSLERQHVMPESAYNDDLQNVVSELKDQGLLQESNGAQCVFMEEFANKDGEITPIIVQKTGGGFLYATTDLAAVRFRQHTLNANRVLYFVDARQSLHFQQIFTLSRKAGFVKAETQLEHMPFGTVMGSDGKPFKTRSGGVAKLSSLLEEAQERAYQLVASKNPEMDEEELRNIGRVVGIASVKYADLSKNRTSDYVFNWDTMLSFEGNTAPYLLYAYSRVASIVKRSEIEVASLTGDIAIDEPQERALAVKLCQFEEAIQQVANDGMPHFLCAYLYDLAGVFMTFYEACPILNAEDDVKHSRLQLALNTASTLKLGLSLLGIETLERM; this comes from the coding sequence GTGAATATTCAAACTCTTTTAAATCAACGCATCCAAGCGGCGATGGTGGCGGCTGGCGCGTCTGATACAGCGCCTGCATTAGTTCGTCAATCGGCGAAAGTGCAATTTGGTGATTACCAAGCCAACGGTATGATGGGCGCGGCGAAAGCGTTAAAAATGAACCCGCGTGATTTTGCTCAAGCCACATTAGATAAGTTGGATCTGTCTGATCTTGCCGATAAAGTGGACATTGCTGGACCGGGCTTTATCAATATCTTTTTGAAAAATGTTTGGTTGAGCAAAGAGTTGGTGCAATTGCGTACCAGTGAACGTCTTGATGTAAAACCTGTTGAAGCGCCCGAAACGGTAGTGGTGGATTACTCTGCGCCAAACCTTGCCAAGGAAATGCACGTTGGTCATTTGCGTTCTACCGTAATTGGTGACGCCGTGGTGCGGACGCTGGAGTTTTTTGGGCATCACGTCGTTCGTCAAAACCACGTAGGTGATTGGGGGACGCAATTCGGTATGCTGTTGGCGTACATGGAACGTTTGCGTGCGGATAACACTAAAATCAGCATGGCGCTGGCGGATCTAGAAACCTTCTACCGTGCCGCGAAAACCTGTTTTGATGACGATGAAGCTTTCGCGGCACGTGCTCGTGAATTGGTTGTGGCGCTGCAATCTGGTAACGAAGAATGCTTGGCGCTTTGGGATGAGTTTATCGAAATCTCCATGGCGCACTGTGAAGAAACCTACAAGATGTTAGGTGTGTCTTTGGAGCGTCAGCACGTGATGCCCGAAAGCGCGTATAACGACGATTTGCAGAACGTTGTGAGCGAGCTAAAAGATCAAGGTTTGCTACAAGAATCCAATGGCGCACAATGTGTGTTCATGGAAGAGTTTGCCAATAAAGATGGCGAGATTACGCCCATTATCGTGCAAAAAACCGGTGGTGGTTTTTTATACGCCACAACGGATTTAGCCGCGGTGCGTTTCCGTCAACATACCTTGAATGCCAATCGTGTGTTGTATTTTGTCGATGCTCGCCAGTCTTTGCATTTCCAGCAGATTTTTACCTTGTCTCGTAAAGCGGGCTTTGTGAAAGCAGAAACGCAATTGGAACACATGCCTTTTGGTACGGTAATGGGCAGCGATGGCAAACCATTCAAGACGCGTTCTGGTGGCGTGGCGAAATTGTCTTCTTTGTTGGAAGAAGCGCAAGAGCGTGCTTATCAATTGGTGGCGTCGAAGAATCCAGAAATGGACGAAGAAGAATTGCGTAACATCGGCCGTGTGGTGGGTATTGCCTCGGTAAAATACGCTGACCTATCGAAAAACCGCACCAGTGATTATGTGTTCAACTGGGACACCATGTTGAGTTTTGAAGGCAATACCGCGCCGTATTTGCTGTATGCTTATTCTCGTGTGGCGAGCATTGTTAAGCGCTCTGAGATTGAGGTGGCGAGCTTGACGGGCGATATTGCGATTGACGAGCCACAAGAGCGTGCCTTGGCGGTGAAATTATGTCAGTTTGAAGAAGCCATCCAGCAGGTCGCTAACGACGGTATGCCGCATTTTTTGTGTGCTTATTTGTACGATTTGGCGGGCGTCTTTATGACCTTCTATGAAGCTTGCCCCATTCTGAATGCCGAAGACGACGTGAAACATAGCCGTTTACAGTTGGCGTTGAATACGGCGTCAACCTTGAAATTGGGCTTGTCTTTGTTGGGCATCGAAACCTTAGAGCGTATGTAA
- the ilvA gene encoding threonine ammonia-lyase, biosynthetic, whose translation MPHTMIKKILQARVYDVAVETPLSRANQLSNRLGNEIILKREDLQPVFSFKIRGAYNKICQLTPEERARGVIAASAGNHAQGLALAAKKLGIQATIVMPATTPEVKVSAVRNHGAEVILFGDAFDEASAKSREIMEKTGQVYVHPFDDLDTIAGQGTIGMEILHQHEGNIDAIFIPVGGGGLIAGVSAYIKYLRPDIKIIGVEPEDAACLKIALEKGKPTRLATVGIFAEGVAVAEIGHNTFAIAKDTVDEVITVTTDEMCAAIKDIYDDTRAITEPAGACALAGLKKYIEREEAKGQTLIAINSGANVNFDRLRHVSERAELGEKREAIIAVKIPEHPGSFKDFCQALVGRNITEFNYRYGDDQEAVIFVGVALGGSPHSRKELLADLKEYEIVDLTDDETAKVHVRHMIGGHLRSDKGELLYSFEFPERPGALLKFLNTLGGQWNISMFHYRNHGDAYGRVLVGLQAVGEETDVTHFLDELGYPYQDENNNQACKLFFR comes from the coding sequence ATGCCTCATACCATGATCAAAAAGATTCTACAGGCGCGCGTTTATGACGTTGCCGTAGAAACACCACTGTCTCGTGCCAATCAATTGTCGAATCGGTTGGGCAATGAGATTATTTTGAAGCGAGAAGATTTACAGCCAGTTTTCTCCTTTAAGATTCGTGGGGCATACAACAAGATTTGTCAGTTAACGCCAGAAGAACGCGCCCGTGGCGTTATTGCGGCATCGGCAGGTAACCACGCACAAGGCTTGGCTTTGGCGGCAAAAAAGCTGGGCATTCAAGCGACGATTGTGATGCCAGCGACCACGCCAGAAGTAAAAGTCAGCGCGGTACGCAATCATGGCGCGGAAGTGATTTTGTTTGGTGATGCCTTTGATGAAGCCTCGGCAAAGTCTCGTGAAATCATGGAAAAAACAGGTCAAGTTTACGTTCATCCATTCGATGATTTGGATACGATTGCCGGTCAAGGCACAATCGGTATGGAAATCCTGCATCAGCACGAAGGTAATATCGATGCGATTTTTATTCCTGTTGGCGGCGGCGGTCTAATCGCTGGTGTATCGGCTTATATCAAGTACCTGCGTCCAGATATTAAAATCATCGGTGTCGAACCAGAAGATGCGGCATGTTTGAAAATTGCCCTTGAAAAAGGCAAACCGACGCGTTTAGCCACCGTGGGGATTTTTGCCGAAGGCGTGGCGGTGGCGGAAATTGGTCACAATACCTTTGCTATTGCCAAAGACACGGTTGATGAAGTGATTACGGTGACCACTGATGAAATGTGTGCGGCGATCAAAGACATTTACGATGATACCCGTGCGATTACAGAACCCGCAGGCGCTTGTGCCTTGGCTGGGTTGAAAAAGTACATTGAGCGTGAAGAGGCGAAAGGCCAAACGCTGATTGCCATCAACAGTGGCGCGAACGTGAATTTTGACCGCTTGCGTCATGTGTCTGAGCGCGCCGAACTAGGTGAAAAACGCGAAGCGATTATTGCGGTGAAGATTCCTGAGCATCCCGGCAGTTTTAAAGATTTCTGCCAAGCCTTGGTGGGCCGTAATATCACCGAGTTTAACTACCGTTATGGTGATGATCAAGAAGCGGTAATCTTTGTTGGCGTGGCCTTGGGTGGCAGTCCGCACAGTCGTAAAGAATTACTGGCGGATTTGAAAGAATATGAAATTGTGGATTTGACCGACGATGAAACCGCTAAAGTCCATGTTCGTCATATGATTGGCGGCCATTTGCGCAGCGACAAGGGCGAGTTACTGTACAGCTTTGAGTTTCCTGAACGTCCCGGCGCCTTGCTGAAATTTTTGAACACCCTTGGCGGGCAATGGAACATCTCCATGTTCCATTATCGTAATCATGGTGATGCTTATGGTCGTGTCTTGGTGGGGCTGCAAGCGGTTGGTGAAGAAACCGACGTGACGCATTTCTTAGACGAGTTGGGCTATCCTTATCAGGACGAAAATAACAACCAAGCCTGTAAGCTGTTCTTTCGTTAA
- the rpiA gene encoding ribose-5-phosphate isomerase RpiA, which translates to MTQDELKQAVAKAAVDYILPMLESDTIVGVGTGSTANLFIDELAKYKNRFDGTVASSEATAERLKKHGIPVYDLNSVDSIRVYVDGADESDEHLHLIKGGGAALTREKIVVACSDEFICIADASKLVKVLGNFPLPVEIIPMARGHVARELVKLGGDPVYREGVVTDNGNHIIDVYNLEILDPITLEKSIDGIVGVVTNGLFAKRAADVLLLATKDGIKTLKK; encoded by the coding sequence ATGACGCAAGACGAATTAAAACAAGCCGTTGCCAAAGCAGCCGTTGATTACATCTTACCTATGCTAGAGTCCGACACCATTGTCGGCGTTGGTACAGGCTCCACCGCTAATTTGTTCATTGACGAATTAGCCAAATACAAAAATCGTTTTGACGGCACCGTGGCAAGCTCTGAAGCCACCGCTGAGCGCCTAAAAAAACACGGCATTCCGGTTTATGATTTAAACAGCGTTGACAGCATCCGTGTGTATGTTGATGGCGCAGACGAATCCGATGAGCACTTACATTTAATCAAAGGTGGCGGTGCGGCCTTGACGCGTGAAAAAATTGTTGTCGCTTGCAGCGATGAATTTATCTGCATTGCCGATGCATCCAAACTGGTGAAAGTGCTTGGTAATTTCCCCCTTCCGGTCGAAATCATTCCAATGGCACGTGGTCATGTGGCGCGTGAATTAGTGAAATTAGGTGGTGATCCGGTTTATCGCGAAGGTGTTGTCACCGACAACGGCAACCATATTATTGACGTCTATAACTTAGAAATTCTCGATCCCATTACCTTGGAAAAAAGCATCGACGGTATTGTTGGCGTGGTGACAAACGGATTGTTTGCCAAACGTGCAGCCGATGTACTCTTG